From the genome of Calliopsis andreniformis isolate RMS-2024a unplaced genomic scaffold, iyCalAndr_principal scaffold0022, whole genome shotgun sequence, one region includes:
- the Kdelr gene encoding ER lumen protein-retaining receptor gives MNIFRLLGDLSHLLAIIILLLKIWKTRSCAGISGKSQILFAIVYTLRYLDLVTTYISAYNTFMKIIFIAASYATVFLMYVKFKATYDHNHDTFRIEFLILPTLVLALLINHEFTVMEVLWTFSIYLESVAILPQLFLVSKTGEAESITSHYLFALGSYRGLYLLNWVYRYYAEDHYDLIAIVAGLVQTVLYCDFFHLYITKVLKGKKLQLPA, from the exons ATGAACATATTTCGGCTTCTGGGTGACTTATCGCACCTCCTCGCGATCATCATTCTCCTCCTCAAAATATGGAAGACTCGAAGCTGTGccg GAATTAGCGGAAAATCCCAGATTTTATTTGCAATTGTATATACTTTACGATATTTAGATTTAGTCACGACTTATATTTCGGCTTATAATACTTTTATGAAGATTATTTTCATCGCCGCTTCGTATGCCACTGTGTTTTTGATGTACGTCAAATTTAAGGCAACTTACGACCACAATCACGACACATTTAG AATCGAGTTTCTAATTTTGCCAACACTGGTCTTGGCACTGCTGAttaatcatgaattcacagtgatGGAAGTTCTGTGGACCTTCAGCATTTATTTGGAATCTGTGGCAATTCTACCACAGCTTTTTTTGGTGTCAAAGACAGGGGAGGCGGAAAGCATCACCAGTCATTATCTCTTCGCTTTGGGCTCCTACAGAGGCCTCTATTTGTTGAACTGGGTCTATCGTTACTATGCAGAGGACCATTACGATTTGATTGCCATTGTCGCAGGCTTGGTGCAGACTGTTCTCTACTGCGACTTTTTCCATTTGTACATTACCAAAGTGCTGAAGGGCAAGAAGCTACAACTGCCTGCTTAG